One window of the Allosaccharopolyspora coralli genome contains the following:
- a CDS encoding MFS transporter, whose translation MTTVRTESTSALWHPQRRAFTFGLILLVTLIAFEAMGLATALPTMVNELGGERFYSWPFTVFMATSAVSTVLGGRLADRHGPALPLLLAVPTFAVGLLLAGLAPNMTVLLVARALQGVGAGGQVVALYVMIARVYPEEDRPKAFAALSTAWVVPALVGPAVAGLLTEHLSWRWVFLGLAPLVAVGTVLLAPSLRRLSPPEVAAPARSGLPLAALGAAGGAVGLTWAAQNPSWLSLALGVASVAALLASTRVLLPAGTLRGRPGIPVMVLSRGLLAGTFFAAQAFVPLTLTAVHDYSPATAGIPLTIGSLGWTLGALWQSRNSNLSREHIVAAGLTLVAIATAGLTVTAPAWGPHWMVFLLWAVGGCGMGIAVASTGVRVLALSPRSEQGFHSSALQLSDMLTQTVLIGLAGVLVTALASTDAPTRGVVIVDVLLAASALVGAALARRSGRTILGSS comes from the coding sequence ATGACGACTGTGCGGACGGAGTCGACCAGTGCCCTGTGGCATCCGCAGCGGCGCGCATTCACCTTTGGGCTGATCCTGCTGGTGACGCTCATCGCGTTCGAGGCGATGGGGTTGGCCACGGCGCTGCCGACGATGGTGAACGAGCTCGGAGGTGAGCGGTTCTACTCGTGGCCGTTCACGGTGTTCATGGCCACGAGCGCGGTCTCGACGGTCCTCGGCGGCCGGCTCGCGGACCGGCACGGCCCCGCCCTGCCGTTGCTGCTGGCCGTGCCGACGTTCGCTGTCGGGCTGCTGCTCGCCGGGCTCGCCCCGAACATGACGGTGCTGCTCGTGGCTCGTGCGCTGCAAGGTGTCGGAGCGGGCGGCCAGGTCGTCGCCCTCTACGTGATGATCGCCCGCGTCTACCCGGAAGAAGACCGGCCGAAAGCGTTCGCCGCGCTGTCGACCGCGTGGGTGGTGCCCGCCCTGGTCGGCCCCGCCGTGGCCGGGTTGCTGACCGAACACCTGAGTTGGCGGTGGGTGTTCCTCGGTCTCGCGCCGCTGGTGGCCGTGGGCACAGTGCTGCTCGCCCCGTCGCTACGCCGCCTCAGCCCGCCCGAGGTCGCCGCGCCGGCCCGTTCCGGTCTGCCGCTGGCCGCGCTCGGAGCCGCCGGCGGCGCGGTCGGGCTGACATGGGCGGCGCAGAACCCGTCGTGGCTGTCCCTGGCCTTGGGCGTTGCGTCGGTGGCGGCGCTGCTGGCCAGCACTCGGGTGCTGCTTCCGGCAGGCACCCTGCGCGGTCGTCCCGGCATCCCGGTGATGGTGCTCTCGCGTGGTCTGCTCGCCGGGACCTTCTTCGCGGCCCAAGCGTTCGTGCCGCTCACACTCACCGCGGTGCACGACTACTCGCCTGCGACCGCCGGAATCCCACTCACCATCGGTTCCCTCGGGTGGACACTCGGGGCGCTCTGGCAGAGCCGCAACAGCAATCTGAGCCGTGAGCACATCGTTGCCGCAGGTCTCACGCTCGTCGCGATCGCCACCGCGGGCCTGACGGTGACCGCGCCCGCGTGGGGGCCGCACTGGATGGTGTTCCTGCTGTGGGCGGTCGGCGGATGCGGCATGGGGATCGCGGTCGCGAGTACCGGCGTGCGCGTCCTGGCCTTGTCGCCGCGCAGCGAGCAAGGGTTCCACTCGTCGGCGTTGCAGCTCTCGGACATGCTCACCCAGACCGTGCTGATCGGCCTCGCCGGAGTTCTCGTGACCGCATTGGCTTCCACCGACGCACCGACCAGGGGCGTGGTCATCGTGGACGTGCTGCTCGCCGCGTCGGCGCTGGTGGGTGCGGCCCTCGCCCGGCGCTCGGGGAGGACTATCCTGGGGTCGTCATGA
- the rnhA gene encoding ribonuclease HI, which yields MSDDTANAAPVELFTDGACSGNPGPGGWGVVLRYGEHERELHGSDPVTTNNKMEMTAVIEGLAALTRPMPMVTIHTDSTYVLKGITEWMAGWKRNGWLTSAKKPVKNVDLWQRLDSECSRHGEVRWKWIKGHAGHADNERADALACRGRDDARP from the coding sequence ATGAGCGACGACACCGCGAACGCGGCACCAGTGGAGCTGTTCACCGACGGGGCCTGCAGCGGCAATCCCGGGCCCGGCGGGTGGGGTGTCGTCCTGCGCTACGGCGAACACGAACGCGAACTGCACGGCTCGGATCCGGTGACGACGAACAACAAGATGGAGATGACCGCCGTCATCGAGGGTCTCGCCGCGCTGACCCGGCCGATGCCGATGGTCACGATCCACACCGACAGCACCTACGTGCTCAAGGGCATCACCGAGTGGATGGCCGGGTGGAAGCGCAACGGCTGGCTGACCTCGGCGAAGAAACCGGTGAAGAACGTCGACCTGTGGCAGCGCCTGGACTCGGAATGCTCGCGTCACGGCGAAGTCCGCTGGAAATGGATCAAGGGGCACGCGGGCCACGCGGACAACGAACGCGCCGACGCCCTCGCGTGCCGAGGCCGCGACGACGCTCGCCCCTGA
- a CDS encoding electron transfer flavoprotein subunit alpha/FixB family protein, with protein MSEVLVLVDHVDGEAKKITFELLTAARRLGEPSAVVVGAPGTAAKLKDSLAAYGAAKVYAAESDDAGNHLVTPQVDVLSELAGSASPAAVLVPGSVDGKEIAGRLAVRLNSGLLSEVVDLDGEGVGSHSLFGGTYNAKAKVTRGAPVVTVLPGSVEAEEASGAAADETVAVPAADPAKSAKITGLQPVEGGDRPELTEASVVVSGGRGVGSAESFDVVEKLADSLGAAVGASRAAVDSGYYPHQFQVGQTGKTVSPQLYVALGISGAIQHRAGMQTSKTIVAVNKDPEAPIFEIADFGVVGDLFKVAPQLTDEVAKRKG; from the coding sequence ATGTCCGAGGTACTGGTCCTCGTCGACCACGTGGACGGCGAAGCCAAGAAGATCACGTTCGAGCTGCTCACCGCCGCGCGGCGGCTCGGTGAGCCGTCGGCGGTCGTCGTCGGTGCGCCCGGCACGGCAGCCAAGCTGAAGGACTCGCTGGCCGCCTACGGCGCGGCCAAGGTCTACGCCGCCGAGTCCGACGACGCAGGCAACCACCTGGTCACCCCGCAGGTCGACGTCCTGTCCGAACTCGCGGGCTCGGCCTCGCCTGCCGCGGTGCTCGTCCCCGGTTCGGTGGACGGCAAGGAGATCGCGGGCCGTCTCGCGGTGCGGCTGAACTCCGGCCTGCTCTCCGAGGTCGTCGACCTCGACGGCGAGGGCGTCGGCTCGCACTCGCTGTTCGGTGGCACCTACAACGCCAAGGCGAAGGTCACCCGCGGTGCCCCGGTCGTGACGGTGCTTCCCGGCAGCGTCGAGGCCGAGGAAGCCTCCGGTGCGGCCGCCGACGAGACGGTGGCGGTCCCGGCGGCCGACCCGGCGAAGTCCGCGAAAATCACCGGGCTGCAGCCGGTCGAGGGCGGCGACCGTCCGGAGCTGACCGAGGCCTCGGTCGTCGTCTCCGGTGGCCGTGGTGTCGGCTCGGCGGAGAGCTTCGACGTCGTCGAGAAGCTCGCCGACTCGCTCGGTGCCGCCGTCGGCGCGTCCCGTGCGGCCGTCGACTCCGGCTACTACCCGCACCAGTTCCAGGTGGGGCAGACCGGCAAGACCGTCTCGCCGCAGCTGTACGTGGCGCTGGGCATCTCGGGTGCGATCCAGCATCGTGCCGGGATGCAGACGTCGAAGACGATCGTGGCGGTGAACAAGGATCCGGAGGCGCCGATCTTCGAGATCGCCGACTTCGGTGTCGTGGGTGACCTGTTCAAGGTCGCCCCGCAGCTCACCGACGAGGTCGCCAAGCGCAAGGGCTGA
- a CDS encoding GNAT family N-acetyltransferase: MPESQLLISTAPTGARSTDQPHYSLLVARETDEVRAAQRLRYQVFAEEMGAQVEASVPGAEADAFDEFCDHLIVRNDHTGEVVGTYRMLPPERAEAAGGLYSETEFDLSALRSLRPALVETGRSCVHRDHRSGAVVSLVWAGIARYMYLHGHTWLAGCASVPLYDGGAVAGRVWDTVSEKHYAPDEFRVRPYQPWEPVAGVTRGSLPPLLRGYLRLGAWVCGPPALDADFGVADFFVLLNLPNMDQRYLRYFLGGTQ, encoded by the coding sequence ATGCCTGAGTCGCAGCTGTTGATCAGCACCGCGCCCACCGGGGCGCGGTCGACGGACCAGCCACACTATTCGCTGCTCGTGGCGCGGGAAACCGACGAGGTGCGGGCCGCGCAGCGCCTGCGCTACCAGGTGTTCGCCGAGGAGATGGGCGCGCAGGTCGAAGCGAGCGTGCCGGGCGCCGAGGCGGACGCGTTCGACGAGTTCTGTGACCACCTGATCGTGCGCAACGACCACACAGGTGAGGTCGTCGGCACCTACCGGATGCTGCCGCCGGAGCGGGCCGAGGCCGCGGGGGGCCTGTACTCCGAGACGGAGTTCGATCTGTCCGCGTTGCGCTCCCTGCGACCCGCGTTGGTGGAGACGGGCCGGTCGTGTGTGCATCGCGATCACCGCAGTGGAGCGGTGGTGAGTCTGGTGTGGGCGGGGATCGCCCGCTACATGTATCTGCACGGGCACACGTGGCTCGCCGGGTGCGCTTCGGTGCCGTTGTACGACGGCGGCGCGGTCGCCGGCCGCGTGTGGGACACCGTGTCGGAGAAGCACTATGCTCCGGACGAGTTCCGCGTCCGGCCGTACCAGCCGTGGGAGCCGGTCGCCGGTGTGACGCGCGGCTCGTTGCCGCCGTTGCTGCGGGGCTATCTTCGGCTCGGCGCCTGGGTGTGCGGGCCGCCTGCACTCGACGCCGATTTCGGGGTCGCGGACTTCTTCGTGCTGCTGAACTTGCCGAACATGGACCAGCGGTACCTGCGGTACTTCCTCGGCGGAACGCAGTGA
- a CDS encoding 5-methyltetrahydropteroyltriglutamate--homocysteine S-methyltransferase gives MSNTRSVPPFRADHVGSLLRPQKLLRAREEHAAGRLGADELATVEDDAIREVVRKQADVGLRSATDGEFRRGSWHMDFIYQLGGITQSDENMHVEFRNEDGTFDFSPAALKVSGAIRLQETIFAEHFRFLRETTDATAKLTIPSPSMVHYRGGRASIDPAVYGSEDDFWADLSAAYADQIRAMGELGCRYLQLDDTSLAYLNDPSQRAMLAERGDDAEHQHERYIRQMNAALAGRPDGLHVTTHMCRGNFRSSWAAEGSYEFIAETLFHQLDVDGFFMEFDDERSGGFEPLRFVPEGKQVVLGLVTTKRGALETKDELKRRVEEASRFVPMDQLCLSPQCGFSSTVEGNALTEDEQWAKLALIVETAEELWG, from the coding sequence ATGTCGAACACCCGTTCCGTGCCGCCGTTTCGCGCCGACCACGTCGGCAGCCTCCTGCGTCCGCAGAAGTTGTTGCGTGCACGTGAGGAACACGCCGCCGGTCGACTCGGTGCCGACGAGCTCGCGACCGTCGAGGACGACGCGATCCGCGAGGTGGTGCGCAAGCAGGCGGATGTCGGGTTGCGCAGCGCCACCGACGGCGAGTTCCGGCGCGGTTCGTGGCACATGGACTTCATCTATCAACTCGGCGGAATCACGCAGTCGGACGAGAACATGCACGTCGAGTTCCGCAACGAGGACGGAACGTTCGACTTCTCCCCTGCGGCGTTGAAGGTCAGCGGCGCGATCCGGTTGCAGGAGACGATCTTCGCGGAGCATTTCCGGTTCCTGCGGGAGACCACGGACGCGACCGCGAAACTGACGATCCCGTCGCCGAGCATGGTGCACTATCGCGGCGGCCGCGCGAGCATCGATCCCGCCGTGTACGGCAGCGAGGACGATTTCTGGGCCGATCTCTCAGCTGCCTACGCCGACCAGATCCGCGCGATGGGAGAGCTGGGATGCCGGTACCTGCAGCTCGACGACACCAGCCTCGCGTACCTCAACGATCCGTCGCAGCGGGCGATGCTCGCCGAGCGCGGCGACGACGCCGAACACCAGCACGAGCGCTACATCCGTCAGATGAACGCCGCTCTCGCGGGTCGACCGGACGGGTTGCACGTCACCACACACATGTGCCGGGGCAATTTCCGCTCGTCGTGGGCGGCGGAGGGCAGCTACGAGTTCATCGCGGAGACGCTGTTCCACCAGCTCGACGTGGACGGCTTCTTCATGGAGTTCGACGACGAGCGTTCCGGCGGGTTCGAGCCGTTGCGGTTCGTGCCGGAGGGCAAGCAGGTCGTGCTCGGTCTCGTCACGACGAAACGGGGCGCGTTGGAGACCAAGGACGAGCTCAAGCGCCGGGTCGAGGAAGCGAGCCGGTTCGTACCGATGGACCAGCTCTGCCTGTCTCCGCAGTGCGGTTTCTCGTCCACAGTGGAGGGTAATGCGCTCACCGAGGACGAGCAGTGGGCGAAACTCGCCCTCATCGTCGAGACTGCCGAGGAGCTGTGGGGGTAA
- a CDS encoding lysophospholipid acyltransferase family protein, with translation MPTSPCGPTCLPRRGHHDRVGPARVALRFTRAFVVFLVGAALVAVLPFVPHDRRRVLFGRWFGLVLNAFGVEVVLRDAQRLDVTGPVLVACNHVSWLDVIALQSVRPMRLLAKAEVRDWPVVGGIAARAGTLFIEREGLRSLPAAVNRVAEALRGGSMIGVYPEGTTWCGRASGRHRPAVFQAAVEADALVQPVALRYRVAGRPSTAAAFVGDATLLSSLVSVARTRGLVLELSALPPWDARTVSDRRELARRVEVAIRSETEPALLRTEHLVAA, from the coding sequence ATGCCGACGTCTCCCTGCGGTCCGACCTGCCTGCCGCGTCGGGGACATCACGACCGAGTCGGTCCCGCGCGGGTGGCGCTGCGGTTCACGCGTGCGTTCGTCGTGTTCCTGGTGGGAGCGGCGCTCGTCGCTGTCCTCCCGTTCGTCCCGCACGACCGCCGCCGTGTCCTGTTCGGACGGTGGTTCGGGCTCGTGCTGAACGCGTTCGGTGTCGAGGTGGTGCTGCGTGACGCGCAGCGGCTCGACGTCACCGGCCCCGTGCTCGTGGCATGCAACCACGTGTCATGGCTCGATGTGATCGCGTTGCAGTCGGTGCGTCCGATGCGGCTGCTGGCGAAGGCGGAAGTGCGGGACTGGCCGGTGGTCGGTGGCATCGCGGCACGGGCAGGCACGTTGTTCATCGAACGCGAGGGTTTGCGATCGTTGCCCGCTGCGGTCAACCGAGTCGCGGAGGCGTTGCGCGGCGGTTCGATGATCGGGGTGTACCCGGAGGGCACGACCTGGTGTGGCAGGGCGTCAGGGCGTCATCGTCCGGCCGTGTTCCAGGCCGCGGTGGAAGCGGACGCGCTCGTGCAGCCGGTCGCGTTGCGATACCGCGTGGCCGGTCGGCCGAGCACCGCCGCGGCTTTCGTCGGGGACGCAACGTTGCTGTCGTCGTTGGTGTCGGTGGCGCGCACACGCGGGTTGGTCTTGGAACTGTCCGCGCTGCCGCCCTGGGATGCCCGCACCGTGAGCGACCGGCGCGAGTTGGCGCGTCGGGTCGAGGTGGCGATCCGCTCGGAGACGGAACCGGCACTGCTCCGGACCGAGCATCTCGTCGCCGCCTGA
- a CDS encoding cysteine desulfurase family protein, with protein sequence MTYLDHAATTPMRPEAVAVMSEALSRLGNASSLHTSGRKARRAVEESRETVAEVLGARPSEVVFTAGGTESDNLAVKGIYWARRGTDPRRRRVLASAVEHHAVLDAVDWLAEHEGAEVTWLEADRDGRVRPEVLEAALTEHGDEVALVTAMWANNEIGTVNSVADLAAVAQRYGVPLHTDAVQAVETLPVDFAACGASALTMTGHKVGGPYGVGALLLSRDVECTPVLHGGGQEREVRSGTLDTPGILGLAAAVRSAVGVRERHVPELTALRDELVSGVLAAVPDAVLNGDAGRGVVGGGPSRLPGNAHFTFPGCEGDSLLMLLDAQGIECSTGSACTAGVAEPSHVLLATGSESKAARGSLRFSLGHTSTREDVRALVAAIGPAVERARSAGVPGLRRLSAPSVAKTEV encoded by the coding sequence ATGACGTACCTGGACCACGCTGCGACCACTCCGATGCGCCCGGAGGCGGTCGCGGTGATGAGCGAGGCGCTGTCCCGGCTGGGCAACGCCTCGTCGCTGCACACTTCGGGCCGCAAGGCGCGCCGTGCGGTGGAGGAGTCCCGCGAGACCGTCGCCGAAGTACTCGGCGCCCGCCCCTCGGAAGTGGTCTTCACCGCCGGCGGCACCGAAAGCGACAACCTCGCGGTGAAGGGCATCTATTGGGCGCGCCGCGGCACGGACCCACGTCGTCGCCGGGTGCTCGCCTCGGCGGTGGAGCATCATGCGGTGCTCGACGCGGTCGACTGGCTCGCCGAGCACGAGGGCGCCGAGGTCACGTGGCTGGAAGCCGACCGCGACGGTCGGGTGCGGCCGGAGGTGCTCGAGGCAGCACTCACCGAACACGGCGACGAAGTGGCGTTGGTCACAGCCATGTGGGCGAACAACGAGATCGGCACGGTCAACTCGGTGGCCGACCTCGCCGCAGTCGCGCAGCGCTACGGGGTGCCGTTGCACACCGACGCCGTTCAGGCCGTGGAGACGTTGCCGGTGGACTTCGCGGCCTGCGGGGCGTCGGCGCTGACGATGACCGGACACAAGGTCGGCGGTCCGTACGGAGTCGGCGCGCTGCTGCTCTCCCGGGACGTGGAGTGCACGCCCGTGTTGCACGGCGGCGGCCAGGAGCGCGAGGTCCGCTCCGGCACGCTCGACACGCCGGGAATACTGGGCCTCGCAGCCGCAGTCCGCTCGGCCGTCGGTGTCCGCGAGCGGCACGTTCCGGAGCTGACGGCGTTGCGGGACGAACTCGTCTCCGGCGTGCTCGCAGCGGTGCCGGACGCGGTGCTCAACGGCGATGCGGGCCGGGGCGTCGTCGGCGGTGGACCGTCGCGACTGCCGGGCAACGCGCACTTCACCTTTCCCGGCTGCGAGGGCGACAGTCTGTTGATGCTGCTCGATGCGCAGGGCATCGAATGCTCGACCGGGTCGGCGTGCACGGCGGGTGTGGCCGAGCCGAGCCACGTGCTGCTGGCCACCGGCTCCGAGTCGAAGGCCGCGCGCGGCTCGCTGCGGTTCTCGCTCGGGCACACCTCCACGCGGGAGGACGTGCGTGCACTCGTGGCGGCGATCGGGCCCGCCGTGGAGCGTGCCAGGAGCGCGGGAGTTCCCGGGCTGCGCCGGCTCTCGGCGCCGTCCGTGGCGAAGACGGAGGTGTGA
- a CDS encoding alpha/beta fold hydrolase — protein sequence MGAVAVTVWDDSGRGEPVVLVHGSGTWGDAPLGFETQRELADRYRLVVPDRRGYGRSPDVECSDCVRDADDVVELLADGAHLLGHSSGGVVAMIAAARAPQAVRSLTLIEPACFQLAADDPVVATALERNREALQAVPPELSDEDLVRLSYESVGFEPPEETTPEMVRASRAALTELPAWQVEVDAAVLAARDWPKLVLTGTWEDAPENYREYGGKPIMACAGATADRIGAKLVRVPGASHWPHQQRPDIVHPLLRDLWSAR from the coding sequence ATGGGTGCGGTGGCAGTGACGGTGTGGGACGACAGTGGCCGTGGCGAGCCGGTGGTGCTGGTACACGGCTCCGGGACATGGGGCGACGCGCCGCTCGGGTTCGAGACGCAACGCGAACTGGCGGACCGGTATCGGCTGGTGGTGCCGGACCGTCGTGGTTACGGACGCAGTCCGGACGTGGAGTGCAGCGATTGTGTCCGGGACGCTGACGACGTCGTGGAGTTGCTCGCTGACGGTGCGCACCTGCTGGGACACTCGTCGGGTGGTGTGGTCGCGATGATCGCCGCTGCACGGGCGCCGCAGGCCGTGCGGTCGTTGACGCTGATCGAACCCGCGTGTTTCCAGCTCGCCGCGGACGATCCCGTGGTCGCGACGGCGCTCGAACGCAATCGTGAAGCTCTGCAGGCGGTTCCACCGGAACTGTCCGATGAGGACCTGGTCCGGCTGAGCTACGAGAGCGTGGGGTTCGAGCCCCCGGAGGAGACGACACCGGAAATGGTGCGCGCCTCCCGGGCGGCGCTCACGGAGCTCCCGGCCTGGCAGGTGGAAGTCGACGCCGCCGTGCTCGCGGCGCGGGACTGGCCGAAGCTGGTCCTCACCGGAACCTGGGAGGACGCTCCGGAGAACTACCGTGAGTACGGCGGGAAACCGATCATGGCGTGCGCCGGTGCCACGGCCGATCGGATCGGTGCGAAGCTCGTGCGCGTTCCAGGCGCGTCGCACTGGCCGCACCAGCAACGCCCGGACATCGTGCACCCGCTGCTGCGCGATCTGTGGTCTGCACGCTGA
- a CDS encoding electron transfer flavoprotein subunit beta/FixA family protein: MNIVVLVKQVPDTWSERKLSDSDHTLDRASADAVLDEINERAVEEALLIKEAHGGEVTVVSMGPDRATDAIRKALSMGADKAVHLSDEALHGSDTVATAKALAKAIGTVGSVDLVIAGNESTDGRSGAVPAMLAELLGLPQLTYARKVTTDGSTVSVERESDAGIVSVEANLPAVVSVTEKINEPRYPSFKGIMAAKKKPVEVLSLADAGIDASEVGLANAGSTVVESAPKPPKSGGERVTDEGEGGVQVVEYLAGQKLV, encoded by the coding sequence ATGAACATTGTCGTTCTGGTAAAGCAGGTGCCCGACACATGGTCCGAGCGCAAGCTCTCCGACTCGGACCACACCCTCGACCGTGCATCAGCGGACGCTGTGCTCGACGAGATCAACGAGCGAGCGGTCGAGGAAGCGCTGTTGATCAAGGAGGCCCATGGCGGTGAGGTGACCGTCGTCTCGATGGGTCCCGACCGGGCCACCGACGCGATCCGCAAGGCGCTGTCGATGGGTGCCGACAAGGCCGTCCATCTTTCCGACGAGGCGCTGCACGGCTCGGACACGGTCGCGACCGCCAAGGCATTGGCCAAGGCGATCGGTACCGTCGGCTCCGTCGACCTGGTGATTGCGGGCAACGAGTCCACCGACGGTCGCAGCGGTGCGGTTCCCGCGATGCTCGCCGAGCTGCTGGGGCTGCCGCAGCTGACGTACGCGCGCAAGGTCACCACCGACGGCTCCACCGTCTCGGTGGAGCGGGAGAGCGACGCCGGCATCGTCAGCGTCGAGGCGAACCTGCCCGCCGTCGTCTCGGTCACCGAGAAGATCAACGAGCCGCGCTACCCGTCCTTCAAGGGCATCATGGCCGCGAAGAAGAAGCCGGTCGAGGTGCTGAGCCTTGCCGACGCGGGCATCGACGCCTCCGAGGTCGGTCTGGCCAACGCGGGCTCCACCGTCGTCGAGTCCGCTCCGAAGCCGCCGAAGTCCGGTGGCGAGCGCGTCACCGACGAGGGTGAGGGCGGCGTGCAGGTCGTCGAGTACCTGGCCGGTCAGAAGCTCGTCTGA
- the mnmA gene encoding tRNA 2-thiouridine(34) synthase MnmA codes for MRVLAAMSGGVDSAVAAARAVEAGHDVTGVHLALSAKPGTLRTGARGCCTVEDSHDARRAADILGIPFYVWDFAERFTEEVIDTFVGEYAAGRTPNPCLTCNEKIKFEALLDKAMGLGFDAVCTGHYAQLSVVDGVPSLRRSRDEDKDQSYVLASLTPEQLRHSMFPLGVSLKSEVRAEADERDLAVANKPDSHDICFIPDGDTKKFLESRLGQSPGQLVDNDSGAVLGEHTGVHGFTVGQRKGLGIDEPAPDGRPRYVLSLEPVSGTVKVGSAEDLGVTEIDANRPVWPDEPLQEPTDCVVQVRAHGSTADAVVEVDEEDVVRVRLRDSLRGVAPGQAIVLYRPEDSGDLVLGSALISGTR; via the coding sequence GTGCGAGTGCTGGCGGCGATGAGCGGCGGTGTCGACTCGGCGGTGGCCGCCGCCCGAGCGGTCGAGGCCGGACACGACGTGACCGGCGTGCATCTGGCGCTGTCGGCCAAACCCGGCACGCTGCGCACCGGTGCGCGCGGCTGCTGCACGGTCGAGGACTCGCACGACGCCCGGCGGGCGGCCGACATCCTCGGGATCCCGTTCTACGTGTGGGATTTCGCCGAGCGGTTCACCGAGGAGGTCATCGACACCTTCGTCGGCGAGTACGCCGCAGGGCGGACCCCGAACCCGTGCTTGACCTGCAACGAGAAGATCAAGTTCGAGGCGTTGCTGGACAAGGCGATGGGGCTCGGTTTCGACGCGGTCTGCACCGGCCACTATGCACAGCTGTCCGTTGTGGATGGAGTGCCGTCGTTGCGGCGCAGCAGGGACGAGGACAAGGACCAGTCCTACGTGCTCGCCTCGCTGACCCCGGAACAGTTGCGGCACTCGATGTTCCCGCTGGGGGTTTCGCTGAAGTCCGAGGTGCGCGCCGAAGCCGACGAGCGCGATCTCGCGGTGGCGAACAAGCCGGACAGCCACGACATCTGCTTCATTCCCGACGGTGACACCAAGAAGTTCCTGGAGTCCAGGCTCGGGCAGTCGCCGGGTCAGCTCGTGGACAACGATTCCGGTGCTGTGCTCGGCGAACACACCGGCGTGCACGGATTCACCGTGGGACAGCGCAAGGGCCTCGGTATCGACGAGCCTGCGCCGGACGGGCGGCCACGCTACGTGCTGTCGCTGGAACCGGTCTCGGGCACGGTGAAGGTCGGCTCGGCCGAGGATCTCGGCGTCACCGAGATCGACGCCAACCGGCCGGTCTGGCCGGATGAGCCGCTGCAGGAGCCGACGGACTGCGTCGTGCAGGTACGGGCGCACGGCAGCACCGCGGACGCGGTCGTCGAGGTCGATGAGGAGGACGTCGTGCGCGTCCGTCTCCGCGACTCGCTACGCGGCGTCGCCCCCGGTCAGGCGATCGTCCTCTACCGCCCGGAAGACTCGGGTGACCTGGTCCTCGGCAGTGCACTGATTTCCGGCACCCGCTGA
- a CDS encoding flavin-containing monooxygenase: protein MVDALVVGGGQAGLAAAFELRRQGFRPTVLHAGAEPVGSWPHYYDSLRLFTPAWLNALPGLPFPGEPRRYPFRDEVVDYLRRYANGLECEIRTGAHVTSVSAADGGHLATTADGSQHWGKVLVAATGSFVRPHWPELPLDDYTGQVVHAADYRTPTPFAGQRVVVVGAGNSAAQIAVELAEYADVSLATRAPVRYLNTKPLRPDSWLWPVLGAASRVPLRSLSRGGTGTVPVLETGGYRAAIEERGRPDRRDMLWPDGQKQRVDAIILATGYRPALDYLSTSGVLDGNGRPRHRFGVATGCPGIGFVGLEYQRTVLSGSLGGVGRDARYVATKIA, encoded by the coding sequence ATGGTCGATGCACTCGTGGTCGGTGGAGGTCAGGCGGGCCTGGCCGCCGCGTTCGAGTTGCGACGCCAGGGGTTCCGGCCGACGGTCCTGCACGCGGGTGCGGAGCCGGTCGGCTCGTGGCCGCACTACTACGACAGTCTTCGGCTGTTCACCCCAGCGTGGTTGAACGCACTGCCCGGTCTGCCGTTTCCCGGCGAGCCACGCCGGTATCCGTTCCGTGACGAGGTCGTCGACTATCTTCGCCGATACGCGAACGGCCTCGAGTGCGAGATCCGTACGGGCGCCCACGTCACCTCGGTCAGCGCCGCCGACGGCGGGCACCTCGCGACGACGGCCGACGGCTCGCAACACTGGGGGAAGGTTCTCGTTGCGGCCACCGGTTCCTTCGTCCGTCCACACTGGCCTGAACTGCCACTGGACGACTACACCGGACAGGTCGTGCACGCCGCCGATTACCGCACACCGACGCCGTTCGCCGGGCAGCGAGTGGTCGTCGTCGGCGCGGGCAACTCCGCGGCGCAGATCGCCGTCGAGCTCGCCGAGTACGCCGACGTCAGCCTCGCCACCCGCGCACCGGTGCGTTACCTCAACACCAAGCCGCTGCGCCCAGACTCGTGGCTCTGGCCGGTACTGGGCGCGGCTTCCCGGGTACCGCTCCGGTCCCTGAGCCGCGGCGGTACGGGCACCGTTCCCGTGCTGGAGACCGGCGGTTACCGAGCCGCCATCGAAGAGCGCGGGCGGCCGGACCGGCGGGACATGTTGTGGCCGGACGGTCAGAAGCAGCGTGTGGACGCGATCATTCTCGCCACCGGTTACCGGCCCGCACTGGACTACCTGAGCACCTCGGGAGTCCTCGACGGCAACGGCAGACCTCGGCATCGGTTCGGGGTCGCCACGGGGTGTCCGGGAATCGGCTTCGTCGGGCTGGAATACCAGCGAACCGTGCTGTCCGGCTCGCTCGGCGGCGTCGGCCGGGACGCGCGCTACGTGGCCACAAAGATCGCGTGA